The Thermodesulfovibrionia bacterium genome contains a region encoding:
- a CDS encoding phage tail tube protein: MPSVSGREVRVALKKAAVWGTAVACGAGDGILCLADSMKKKINSEVDNSLGLAFAEDRDQGNIVVEGGLPAYLRYDSHDRPIALAMGSTQAPTQQGATAAYVNSILLADNIDGLFASLAINKIINVDEFPSDKIVGFTIKGVSGQVVMIEYIKICNDKVVASIVNNLTSFANVTYLEKTNRVLFGQGVFRINAQAGGALADGDIVTPSAFEFTFKRNLKGEYVAGSANKIDEPTNEGVPEIKLKLTFARYTATTYIADLFADVKKKMDITFTGAVIEGAYSRQFKLQFPNLAYSDADAPTKEAKLDNVVEFDCLATTAAPTGMAGILKPFQVNLINKRTTSPLA, translated from the coding sequence ATGCCAAGTGTAAGCGGAAGAGAAGTTAGGGTAGCTTTAAAAAAAGCTGCGGTATGGGGTACTGCAGTAGCCTGTGGCGCCGGGGACGGGATACTGTGCCTGGCGGACAGCATGAAGAAGAAAATCAATAGCGAAGTCGACAACTCTCTGGGGTTAGCCTTTGCAGAGGATCGTGATCAGGGGAATATCGTTGTTGAGGGCGGATTGCCCGCATACTTGCGGTATGACTCGCACGACAGGCCCATAGCCCTTGCAATGGGGAGCACTCAGGCCCCGACACAGCAGGGCGCCACGGCAGCATACGTAAACAGTATTCTACTGGCTGACAACATTGACGGCCTCTTTGCGTCGCTGGCAATTAACAAGATCATCAATGTTGATGAATTTCCCTCTGACAAAATAGTGGGCTTCACTATTAAGGGCGTTTCCGGGCAGGTGGTGATGATCGAGTACATTAAAATCTGTAATGATAAGGTTGTGGCATCAATCGTAAACAACTTAACATCCTTTGCCAATGTTACATATCTGGAGAAGACAAACCGGGTACTCTTTGGCCAGGGCGTCTTCAGGATCAATGCTCAGGCCGGCGGAGCGCTTGCAGATGGAGATATAGTAACTCCGTCTGCGTTTGAGTTTACATTCAAACGTAACCTGAAAGGCGAGTATGTGGCAGGCTCTGCGAATAAGATAGATGAGCCGACAAATGAGGGAGTCCCGGAGATCAAGCTGAAGCTTACCTTCGCGAGATACACAGCCACAACCTATATCGCAGATCTCTTTGCGGATGTGAAGAAAAAGATGGATATCACCTTCACTGGCGCTGTGATCGAAGGTGCTTATAGCAGGCAGTTCAAGCTCCAGTTCCCGAACCTTGCATATTCTGATGCTGATGCGCCTACAAAAGAAGCCAAGCTTGATAACGTCGTTGAGTTTGACTGCCTGGCAACAACTGCTGCGCCTACAGGCATGGCCGGGATACTAAAACCGTTCCAGGTGAATCTGATCAACAAGAGGACAACGAGTCCGTTAGCGTAA
- a CDS encoding PilZ domain-containing protein: MDIEKRLHPRINVDIRCEIIFKDKIYDSLIHNVSMGGLYIESTPDLIGYPAGLSSNDNIQVTCVLPSGDNIMLKCQIKWILIHDKQLNIGVELIESPSAFFDFVKEMELT, from the coding sequence GTGGATATTGAAAAGAGGTTACATCCAAGAATAAATGTCGACATCAGATGTGAAATTATCTTTAAGGATAAAATCTATGACAGTCTTATTCATAATGTGTCCATGGGAGGGTTATATATTGAATCAACCCCTGATCTCATCGGATACCCGGCAGGTCTTTCTTCAAATGATAATATTCAAGTAACATGTGTGCTCCCTTCAGGAGATAACATAATGCTTAAATGTCAGATAAAGTGGATTCTCATTCATGATAAACAACTGAATATCGGAGTGGAACTTATTGAGTCACCTTCTGCTTTTTTTGATTTCGTAAAAGAAATGGAATTAACTTAA
- a CDS encoding PilZ domain-containing protein, producing MERRCSERKDVKIDVKISLSGKSYAGFIDNISPEGLGATIVTAPEEDVSGFVKGTKLELSFQAKREEITLQCEIKWINISSEIHVGVIYIIGAEIIDPPAEYKELIRTL from the coding sequence GTGGAAAGAAGGTGTTCAGAAAGAAAAGATGTTAAGATCGATGTTAAGATCAGCTTATCCGGTAAAAGTTATGCCGGATTCATAGATAATATTTCTCCGGAAGGATTAGGTGCAACCATAGTAACAGCCCCTGAAGAAGATGTAAGCGGTTTTGTTAAAGGGACAAAACTTGAGCTGTCATTTCAAGCCAAAAGAGAAGAAATAACCCTGCAGTGTGAGATCAAATGGATAAATATATCTTCAGAGATACATGTTGGCGTTATATACATTATAGGAGCTGAAATTATAGACCCGCCTGCTGAGTACAAAGAACTCATAAGAACTTTATAA
- a CDS encoding HD domain-containing protein, whose protein sequence is MQRRTTVNLGNLALSLSDAMDLASPSFVQHQQRTAFVVWELGKVANFSDETLENNFIAALLHDVGALTLEERISIHTSKVENLELHCIRGEFLLAQSPLLNKASKIIRFHHKPWKNWDVTIDPAFALEAQMLSVADYLEHLIDRNKYILHQHENIISNIRSLSGSSFHPQVIDYFLTASEREEFWLDLVSPRLYSLLLNEGPLRKIEIGLSKIVVISELFRNIIDFRSHFTATHSSGVAAAASIISRIFGLTETEINLMEVAGNLHDLGKLAIPSSILEKPGKLTKEEMSIVKSHPYYTYSVINTIGGLQQMAEWAAYHHERLDGSGYPFHCKSDDLSTGARILSVADIFTALAEDRPYRKRMSPKEIVEIIKQSSDQQLLDKKICNLLFDNFDEISSYVIDKQAVAKDFYEQQFAFIDQNSDGF, encoded by the coding sequence ATGCAACGAAGAACTACAGTTAATCTAGGGAATTTGGCCCTCTCTCTTTCTGATGCCATGGATTTGGCAAGCCCTTCATTTGTTCAACATCAACAAAGAACAGCCTTCGTTGTATGGGAACTGGGGAAAGTTGCAAATTTCTCAGATGAAACATTGGAAAATAATTTTATTGCGGCACTTCTTCATGATGTCGGTGCATTGACATTAGAAGAAAGAATATCCATACATACCTCTAAAGTCGAAAATCTTGAGTTGCATTGCATCCGAGGAGAATTTTTACTCGCTCAATCACCTTTACTAAATAAGGCATCAAAAATAATTCGATTTCACCACAAGCCATGGAAAAATTGGGACGTAACTATTGATCCCGCTTTTGCTTTAGAGGCACAGATGTTGTCTGTGGCTGATTACCTTGAGCACTTGATCGATCGCAATAAATATATTTTGCATCAGCATGAGAATATTATTTCAAATATTAGATCTCTTTCGGGTTCCTCATTTCACCCACAAGTCATAGATTATTTTCTCACGGCATCCGAGCGAGAGGAATTCTGGCTGGATCTGGTTTCCCCAAGATTATATTCTCTTTTACTTAATGAAGGGCCTTTAAGAAAGATAGAAATAGGCCTTTCCAAAATAGTTGTTATATCCGAGTTATTTCGGAATATTATTGATTTTCGGTCTCATTTTACCGCAACCCATTCTTCCGGAGTTGCAGCAGCAGCTTCAATAATATCCAGGATATTTGGCCTCACTGAAACGGAAATTAACCTCATGGAGGTTGCCGGCAACTTGCATGATCTGGGGAAATTAGCCATACCCAGTAGTATCCTGGAAAAGCCCGGGAAGCTTACAAAAGAAGAAATGTCTATTGTGAAATCACATCCATACTATACTTATTCCGTGATTAACACTATCGGAGGCCTTCAGCAGATGGCTGAATGGGCAGCTTATCATCATGAAAGACTCGATGGTTCAGGTTATCCATTTCATTGTAAATCAGATGACCTAAGTACCGGAGCGAGGATTCTATCAGTAGCAGACATATTCACGGCGTTAGCTGAGGATCGGCCTTATAGAAAAAGAATGTCCCCAAAAGAGATTGTAGAGATAATTAAGCAATCTTCAGACCAGCAACTTCTGGATAAGAAGATCTGTAATCTTCTTTTTGATAATTTCGATGAAATTTCTTCCTATGTTATTGATAAGCAGGCTGTTGCCAAGGATTTCTATGAACAGCAATTTGCCTTTATCGATCAAAACTCAGACGGATTTTAA
- a CDS encoding helix-turn-helix transcriptional regulator, which yields MINNPLGQRIKIARKKAGLTQDKLAKAIGVAYPTLNKYERGHRIPSAELLSKMSETLQCDPGWLLVGDNSASQKDDPELALISRILKNDLPEAKHTILRLLKDWKASKG from the coding sequence TTGATCAATAACCCATTAGGACAGCGAATCAAAATCGCTCGTAAAAAGGCCGGACTTACTCAAGATAAGCTGGCAAAGGCGATAGGGGTTGCATATCCAACTTTAAATAAATATGAGCGCGGTCACAGGATCCCAAGCGCTGAGCTGCTATCGAAGATGTCTGAAACCCTGCAATGCGATCCCGGCTGGCTGCTTGTCGGTGATAATAGTGCCTCACAGAAAGATGATCCTGAGCTTGCATTGATATCACGAATATTAAAAAATGACCTTCCGGAAGCAAAACACACTATACTCAGGTTATTGAAAGACTGGAAAGCAAGTAAGGGATAA
- a CDS encoding DUF4065 domain-containing protein, protein MSVSVYDIAAYILNKHGVMTTMKLQKLVYYCQAWSLVWDEAPIFNEEIEAWANGPVVRELYDKHKGYFNISSLRVGDPSRLSKKQRATINGVLNYYGDKTSQWLSELTHKEDPWKDARTGVAPNMRGNRTITHASMMEYYSGL, encoded by the coding sequence ATGTCTGTTTCGGTTTATGATATAGCAGCATACATATTAAACAAACATGGGGTAATGACTACCATGAAGCTTCAAAAGCTTGTTTATTATTGCCAAGCGTGGTCACTCGTATGGGATGAAGCGCCTATTTTTAATGAAGAGATTGAAGCGTGGGCTAATGGTCCTGTAGTAAGAGAACTTTATGATAAACATAAAGGTTATTTTAATATATCTTCATTAAGAGTCGGGGATCCCTCTCGCCTTTCTAAAAAACAAAGAGCAACAATTAATGGTGTCTTAAACTATTATGGTGACAAAACCTCACAGTGGCTTTCAGAGCTCACACATAAAGAAGATCCTTGGAAAGATGCACGCACTGGCGTGGCTCCAAATATGCGCGGGAACAGAACTATTACTCATGCAAGCATGATGGAGTATTATAGCGGGCTTTGA
- a CDS encoding helix-turn-helix transcriptional regulator, giving the protein MSFPARLKNLIKNKGISQYKLAKDLGKPESTIRSWVNGRTQPRDENAAKLAEYFDVHPAWLRYGAKEYDTNVKDSVWKIAAKIEKHLQKHPEDADKIEKFVEIITDEGGGKSKSTPLPQKKKERRSKSA; this is encoded by the coding sequence ATGTCATTTCCTGCCAGATTAAAGAATCTCATTAAAAATAAAGGAATATCTCAATATAAATTAGCAAAAGATTTGGGGAAGCCTGAATCAACAATTAGAAGCTGGGTAAATGGCCGTACTCAACCACGGGATGAGAATGCAGCAAAACTGGCTGAGTATTTTGATGTACACCCTGCCTGGTTAAGATACGGCGCCAAAGAATATGATACAAACGTAAAAGATAGTGTCTGGAAGATTGCCGCAAAGATAGAGAAGCACCTTCAAAAGCATCCTGAGGATGCTGATAAGATCGAGAAATTTGTTGAAATCATAACCGACGAAGGAGGCGGCAAAAGTAAAAGTACTCCCCTTCCTCAAAAAAAGAAGGAAAGAAGATCCAAATCAGCTTAG
- a CDS encoding site-specific integrase: MNLFKRENGVWYIRNSRVERRLLGLPQAISLKTEDESLARAKFQQLQDQRRDRQVKSIEKVNQIKLTEYIPEYLASRELQGISQSTISIDANALKKFKETIGDMTLRAIKREQVDRFKLISLRINYSKTYINIMLRSLSAAFTHALTLEKPYISVNPFSKRDRNDKVLFKMDEEIPRYLQPAELDRLFEALDKEIVLFSDKDGFWHIKTGLKQKPLLTRDLQKAEATLAEDKRRRKDLVAAVYIYLYTGMRRSELIKLNRQDVDLVHGLIYVRQTKGNRDRAIPICDKVRPYLERIHPGIGPLFPNWSSPNTLSRLFRNIALQAGVKATLHSLRHTFASYLVMKGEGIKSIKDLLGHRNLRTTEIYAKLDSAALLKTVNKLDF; encoded by the coding sequence ATGAATCTTTTTAAGAGGGAAAACGGTGTATGGTATATCCGCAATTCCAGAGTAGAGCGAAGGCTGCTCGGGCTTCCCCAGGCGATATCTTTGAAGACAGAGGATGAATCATTAGCCAGGGCGAAGTTCCAGCAGCTGCAGGACCAGAGGAGAGACAGGCAGGTCAAAAGCATAGAGAAGGTCAATCAGATCAAACTCACGGAATACATTCCTGAGTATCTCGCCTCTCGTGAACTTCAGGGGATATCTCAGTCGACGATCAGTATTGACGCTAACGCCCTTAAGAAGTTCAAAGAAACTATCGGTGATATGACGCTCAGGGCGATTAAGAGAGAACAGGTCGATCGCTTCAAACTCATTTCATTAAGGATAAATTATTCAAAGACCTATATTAATATCATGCTCCGCAGCCTGAGCGCTGCATTCACGCATGCGCTCACATTGGAGAAGCCTTATATCTCAGTAAACCCATTTTCAAAGAGAGACAGAAATGACAAGGTCCTTTTTAAGATGGATGAAGAGATTCCACGTTACCTGCAACCTGCGGAGTTGGACAGGCTCTTTGAAGCGCTTGATAAGGAAATAGTGCTCTTCAGCGACAAAGACGGATTCTGGCATATTAAGACCGGCCTTAAGCAAAAGCCTCTGCTTACAAGAGACCTGCAGAAGGCTGAGGCAACACTTGCAGAGGACAAAAGACGCCGTAAGGATCTGGTAGCAGCCGTCTATATTTATCTGTATACAGGTATGAGGCGCTCTGAGCTGATCAAGCTCAACCGGCAGGATGTAGACCTTGTGCACGGTCTTATTTATGTCAGGCAGACAAAAGGAAACAGAGATAGAGCTATTCCCATATGCGACAAGGTGAGGCCTTACCTTGAGCGCATTCACCCTGGCATAGGCCCGCTCTTCCCGAACTGGAGCTCACCGAATACACTCTCAAGGCTTTTTAGAAACATCGCATTGCAGGCGGGCGTTAAAGCCACACTTCACAGTCTTAGACACACATTCGCAAGTTATCTGGTCATGAAAGGGGAGGGTATTAAGAGTATAAAAGACCTGCTCGGACACCGGAACCTGAGGACCACGGAGATCTACGCAAAACTCGACTCCGCGGCATTGTTGAAGACTGTTAATAAGCTGGATTTTTAG
- a CDS encoding SDR family oxidoreductase: MKRILITGGAGFIGSHLCERLLNDGHEVLCVDNFYTGRRSNIAHLVPNPYFEIMRHDICFPLYVEVDEIYNLACPASPIHYQFDPVQTTKTSVHGAINILGLAKRVKAKTFQASTSEVYGDPTEHPQTEAYWGNVNPIGIRSCYDEGKRCAETLFFDYHRQHGLKIKVARIFNTYGPNMHPQDGRVVSNFIMQALRDEDITVYGKGQQTRSFCYVDDLVEGFVRLMDSPDKLTGPVNLGNPDEFSIIELARIVIKLTGSKSKIVFKPLPQDDPTQRQPDISLAMKELQWKPKVKLEKGLIKTIKYFKQFVP; this comes from the coding sequence ATGAAAAGAATTCTTATTACAGGCGGGGCTGGTTTCATCGGCTCGCATCTCTGCGAAAGACTGCTGAATGACGGCCATGAGGTTCTGTGCGTTGATAACTTCTACACCGGCCGCAGATCCAATATAGCTCATCTAGTGCCTAATCCATATTTTGAGATCATGAGGCATGATATCTGTTTTCCTCTGTATGTTGAGGTCGATGAGATCTACAACCTTGCATGCCCTGCTTCTCCTATACATTACCAGTTTGACCCTGTGCAGACTACAAAGACATCTGTTCACGGTGCGATAAATATTCTCGGCCTTGCAAAGAGGGTCAAGGCAAAGACCTTTCAGGCATCAACCTCTGAGGTATACGGCGATCCAACCGAACATCCGCAAACAGAAGCCTATTGGGGGAATGTAAATCCTATAGGCATACGTTCCTGTTATGATGAGGGCAAGCGCTGTGCAGAGACCCTCTTTTTTGACTACCACAGGCAGCATGGGCTTAAGATAAAAGTTGCAAGGATATTTAATACATACGGCCCTAATATGCATCCTCAGGACGGCAGGGTTGTCAGCAACTTCATCATGCAGGCATTAAGGGATGAAGATATTACTGTCTATGGAAAAGGGCAGCAGACAAGGAGCTTCTGTTATGTTGATGACCTCGTGGAAGGTTTTGTCAGATTAATGGATTCGCCTGATAAGCTGACCGGCCCTGTGAATCTCGGCAACCCTGATGAGTTCAGCATAATAGAACTCGCCCGCATTGTAATAAAACTTACCGGCTCAAAGTCAAAGATAGTATTCAAGCCTCTGCCGCAAGACGACCCGACACAGAGACAGCCTGATATATCTCTGGCAATGAAAGAACTTCAATGGAAGCCGAAGGTAAAGCTGGAAAAAGGATTGATCAAGACTATCAAGTACTTTAAACAGTTTGTTCCCTGA
- the purN gene encoding phosphoribosylglycinamide formyltransferase, whose translation MLTIGVLASGRGSNFQSIIDNIESGFINAKIAVLITDQPKAYAIERAKKHDIESIVILPKKYSDKDAFYTHVADELKKRGVGLVILAGFMRVVGKPLIDRYKNKIINIHPALLPSFPGLHSQKQAVDYGVKLSGCTVHFVDEGVDTGPIVIQAAVPAYEDDTEDSLSERILKQEHIIFPLAIKLYADGKVKVEGRKVSIKTDRKESVLINPSH comes from the coding sequence ATGCTAACAATCGGAGTTCTTGCTTCAGGCAGAGGTTCCAACTTTCAGTCTATTATAGACAATATAGAGTCCGGCTTTATCAATGCAAAGATAGCTGTGCTGATAACCGACCAGCCTAAAGCCTATGCTATCGAGAGGGCAAAGAAGCATGACATCGAATCAATCGTTATCCTTCCGAAGAAATATTCAGACAAAGATGCTTTTTATACTCACGTCGCTGACGAACTCAAAAAAAGAGGCGTGGGGCTTGTAATACTTGCAGGTTTCATGCGAGTTGTCGGTAAACCGTTAATCGACAGGTACAAAAATAAGATAATCAACATCCACCCTGCCCTGCTCCCTTCATTTCCCGGCCTTCACAGCCAGAAACAGGCGGTTGATTACGGCGTAAAACTATCAGGCTGCACTGTCCATTTTGTTGATGAGGGAGTTGACACCGGGCCTATAGTCATTCAGGCTGCTGTACCTGCATATGAAGATGATACCGAAGATTCACTATCTGAAAGGATTCTGAAACAGGAGCACATAATATTTCCGCTTGCAATCAAGCTCTATGCAGACGGCAAGGTCAAAGTAGAAGGCCGAAAGGTCTCGATAAAGACCGATAGAAAAGAGAGCGTCCTTATTAACCCTTCACATTAG